In Helianthus annuus cultivar XRQ/B chromosome 9, HanXRQr2.0-SUNRISE, whole genome shotgun sequence, the following are encoded in one genomic region:
- the LOC110876770 gene encoding protein Dr1 homolog: MTKIIKEMLPPDVRVARDTQDLLIECCVEFINLVSSESNEVCSREDKRTIAPEHVLKALEVLGFGDYIEDVYAAYEQHKVETTDTVKGGKCTNGAEMTEEEALAEQQRMFAEARARMNGVATATTTATVC; this comes from the exons atgACTAAGATAATTAAGGAGATGTTGCCTCCAGATGTACGTGTTGCGCGAGATACTCAAGATCTTTTGATCGAGTGTTGTGTAG AGTTTATTAATCTCGTATCATCAGAATCAAATGAAGTGTGTAGTAGAGAAGACAAAAGAACAATCGCACCCGAACATGTTCTTAAGGCATTAGAG GTTCTTGGTTTTGGGGATTACATAGAAGACGTTTATGCTGCATACGAACAACACAAAGTCGAAACCACC GACACTGTTAAAGGTGGAAAGTGCACGAATGGAGCTGAGATGACTGAAGAAGAAGCATTAGCCGAGCAGCAAAGGATGTTTGCAGAAGCACGTGCTAGAATGAACGGTGT